The proteins below come from a single Streptococcus hyointestinalis genomic window:
- the dapD gene encoding 2,3,4,5-tetrahydropyridine-2,6-dicarboxylate N-acetyltransferase — protein sequence MTAQKMSAQEIIAFIANSPKKTLVKVTFEGELASSVPDSVTKLSNVLFGDWKDVEPLLANLTENKDYVVEQDGRNSAVPLLDTRNINARIEPGAIIRDQVTIEDNAVVMMGAVINIGAEIGSGTMIDMGAVLGGRAIVGKNSHIGAGAVLAGVIEPASAEPVRIGDNVLVGANAVVIEGVQVGDNAVIAAGAIVTQDVPENVVVAGVPARIIKTIDEKTQQKTALEEALRQL from the coding sequence ATGACAGCACAGAAAATGTCGGCACAAGAGATTATTGCCTTTATTGCAAATAGTCCGAAAAAAACACTGGTTAAGGTGACCTTTGAGGGGGAGTTGGCTAGTAGCGTTCCAGACAGCGTGACTAAGCTTAGCAATGTCCTCTTTGGTGATTGGAAAGATGTTGAGCCTTTGCTTGCTAACTTGACGGAAAACAAAGACTATGTCGTCGAGCAGGATGGGCGCAACTCTGCTGTTCCTTTGCTTGATACACGCAACATCAACGCTAGAATCGAGCCAGGTGCGATTATCCGTGACCAAGTCACTATCGAGGACAACGCTGTTGTGATGATGGGCGCTGTGATCAATATCGGTGCTGAAATCGGCAGCGGTACCATGATTGATATGGGTGCTGTCCTTGGTGGGCGTGCCATTGTCGGGAAAAATAGCCACATCGGAGCAGGTGCAGTGCTTGCCGGTGTGATTGAGCCAGCGTCCGCTGAGCCTGTTCGTATCGGAGACAATGTCCTTGTCGGAGCCAACGCCGTTGTTATCGAGGGGGTTCAAGTGGGCGATAACGCTGTTATTGCAGCAGGAGCTATCGTGACTCAGGATGTCCCTGAAAATGTGGTTGTCGCAGGTGTGCCCGCTCGTATCATCAAGACCATTGATGAAAAGACACAGCAAAAAACAGCCCTTGAAGAGGCGCTGCGCCAACTCTAA
- a CDS encoding CsbD family protein, producing MSEEKLKAKLDQAAGSLKEKVGKVTGDKKLEAEGFVDKTIAKGKELADDAKETVEGVVDSIKDKLK from the coding sequence ATGTCAGAAGAAAAATTAAAAGCCAAACTGGACCAAGCCGCTGGTAGCTTAAAAGAAAAAGTAGGCAAGGTGACTGGTGACAAAAAGTTAGAAGCCGAAGGCTTTGTTGACAAGACAATTGCTAAAGGCAAAGAGCTGGCGGATGACGCCAAAGAAACAGTAGAAGGTGTCGTTGACAGCATTAAGGACAAGCTGAAATAA
- a CDS encoding IS30 family transposase — MSTNHSTKKSLYSHLSASERGEISAYLRMGKNPSEIARLLGRHRSTISREIKRGSVSQVQDKNGKRIYSTVYFPDSGQRVYEINRRKSAYHKLSYCSQTFFKELEKALKTKPRCHSVDSFVQTYREKHPLEVIPSTKTVYRYIKDGLLRVKPIDLPKMVSIRKRSKVRPKATTKILGKSIEERPECINDRSEFGHWEIDLVLGKKTKGEAVILTLVERQTRFAIAVKLANKQAETINRAVKSLLSQYPIRSITSDNGSEFSSLSDLKGVEVYFAHPYASHERGTNENFNGLLREFLPKGVSLNSLTTEELNHYVSAINDRPRRLHKYKTANILFGLAQTA, encoded by the coding sequence ATGTCCACTAATCATTCTACCAAAAAATCGTTATACTCACACCTTTCAGCCTCTGAACGCGGAGAAATCAGCGCCTATCTCAGGATGGGTAAGAACCCCTCTGAGATTGCTCGTCTGCTTGGGCGTCATCGCTCAACCATCAGTCGGGAAATCAAACGAGGAAGTGTTTCTCAGGTTCAAGATAAGAACGGGAAACGAATCTACTCAACGGTTTACTTTCCAGATAGTGGTCAACGTGTTTATGAAATCAATCGTCGAAAAAGTGCCTATCATAAACTATCATACTGCTCCCAGACATTCTTCAAGGAACTTGAGAAAGCCCTGAAAACGAAACCTCGCTGTCACAGTGTCGATAGCTTTGTTCAAACTTACCGAGAAAAACATCCACTGGAAGTTATCCCTTCCACCAAGACAGTGTATCGGTACATCAAAGACGGACTGTTGAGGGTTAAACCGATTGATTTACCTAAGATGGTGAGCATCCGAAAACGGTCTAAAGTAAGGCCTAAGGCCACGACGAAAATCTTAGGAAAATCCATTGAAGAACGTCCAGAGTGTATCAATGACCGTTCTGAATTTGGGCATTGGGAGATTGATTTGGTTCTTGGCAAGAAAACCAAAGGTGAAGCTGTTATTTTGACCTTAGTAGAGCGTCAAACACGATTTGCCATCGCTGTAAAATTGGCTAATAAACAAGCAGAAACCATCAATAGGGCTGTTAAGAGCTTACTATCGCAGTACCCTATTCGCTCTATCACATCGGACAATGGCTCAGAGTTCAGTAGCTTGTCAGACTTAAAAGGTGTGGAAGTCTATTTTGCCCATCCTTATGCTTCTCATGAAAGAGGAACAAATGAAAATTTCAATGGTCTCTTGAGAGAGTTTCTCCCAAAAGGTGTCTCTCTTAACTCACTAACGACAGAAGAACTCAATCACTACGTCTCTGCTATCAATGACAGACCTAGACGACTTCACAAGTATAAAACCGCAAATATTTTGTTTGGGCTAGCCCAAACAGCTTAA
- a CDS encoding glucose-6-phosphate isomerase — MSHISFDYSKVLDKFVAPHEVEYFQPQVSIADSMLRNGTGPGADFLGWLDLPENYDKEEFDRILKAAQKIKSDSEVLVVIGIGGSYLGAKAAIDFLNNHFANLQTAEERKAPQILYAGNSISSTYLADLVEYVQDKEFSVNVISKSGTTTEPAIAFRVFKELLVNKYGQEEANKRIYATTDRVKGAVKVEADANNWETFVVPDNVGGRFSVLTAVGLLPIAASGADLNQLMAGANAARKDLSSDKISENIAYQYAAVRNALYRKGYTTEIFANYEPSLQYFAEWWKQLAGESEGKDQKGIYPTSANFSTDLHSLGQFIQEGTRNLFETVIRVDKPRKNVIIPELDEDLDGLGYLQGKDVDFVNKKATDGVLLAHTDGGVPNTFITIPEQDEFTLGYLIYFFELAIAVSGYLNSVNPFDQPGVEAYKRNMFALLGKPGFEDLSAELNARL; from the coding sequence ATGTCACATATTTCATTTGATTATTCTAAAGTATTGGACAAGTTTGTCGCACCTCACGAGGTCGAGTATTTCCAACCACAAGTTAGCATTGCAGACAGCATGCTTCGTAACGGTACTGGACCTGGTGCAGATTTCCTAGGCTGGCTTGACCTTCCTGAAAACTACGATAAAGAAGAATTTGACCGTATCCTAAAAGCTGCCCAAAAGATTAAATCAGACAGCGAAGTCTTGGTGGTTATCGGTATTGGTGGTTCTTACCTTGGAGCAAAAGCAGCCATTGATTTCTTAAACAACCACTTTGCTAACCTTCAAACAGCTGAAGAACGCAAAGCACCACAAATCCTCTACGCTGGAAACTCTATCTCTTCAACTTACCTAGCAGACCTTGTTGAGTATGTACAAGATAAAGAGTTCTCTGTTAACGTTATCTCAAAATCAGGGACAACAACAGAACCAGCCATCGCCTTTCGTGTTTTCAAAGAGCTCTTAGTGAACAAATATGGTCAAGAAGAAGCAAACAAACGTATCTACGCTACAACTGACCGTGTCAAAGGTGCTGTCAAGGTTGAAGCTGACGCTAACAACTGGGAAACATTTGTCGTTCCAGATAACGTTGGTGGACGTTTCTCAGTGCTTACAGCTGTAGGACTTCTTCCAATCGCAGCTTCAGGTGCTGACTTGAATCAATTGATGGCTGGAGCAAACGCTGCTCGTAAAGACTTGTCATCAGACAAGATCTCTGAAAACATCGCTTACCAATACGCTGCTGTTCGTAACGCCCTTTACCGCAAAGGCTACACAACTGAAATCTTTGCCAACTACGAGCCATCTCTTCAATATTTTGCAGAATGGTGGAAACAACTAGCTGGTGAGTCAGAAGGTAAAGACCAAAAAGGAATCTACCCAACATCAGCTAACTTCTCAACTGACCTTCACTCACTTGGTCAATTCATCCAAGAAGGGACACGCAACCTCTTTGAAACGGTTATTCGTGTTGACAAACCACGTAAAAACGTGATTATTCCTGAACTTGACGAGGATCTTGACGGACTTGGTTACCTTCAAGGAAAAGATGTTGACTTTGTTAACAAAAAAGCAACAGACGGTGTGCTCCTTGCCCACACAGACGGTGGTGTGCCAAATACATTTATCACTATCCCAGAACAAGATGAGTTTACTCTAGGTTACCTTATCTACTTCTTTGAGCTTGCCATTGCTGTTTCAGGTTACCTTAACAGCGTCAACCCATTTGACCAACCAGGTGTTGAAGCTTACAAGAGAAATATGTTTGCCCTTCTTGGTAAACCAGGATTTGAAGACCTTAGCGCTGAACTCAACGCTCGTCTCTAA
- the tadA gene encoding tRNA adenosine(34) deaminase TadA: protein MATFSETEKAYYMEQALLEAQKSLAKNEIPIGCVIVKDGKIIGRGHNAREEKQQAILHAEVMAINQANSFEGNWRLLDTTLFVTIEPCVMCSGAIGLARIPQVIYGAKNAKFGGAESLYQILTDERLNHRVEVESGVLEKECAGLLQTFFKHKRALQKAAKTENNI, encoded by the coding sequence ATGGCGACATTTTCAGAAACGGAAAAAGCCTACTACATGGAGCAGGCGCTGCTTGAAGCGCAAAAGTCGCTGGCTAAAAACGAGATTCCCATTGGCTGTGTCATCGTCAAGGATGGCAAGATTATCGGACGAGGGCACAATGCACGTGAGGAAAAACAACAAGCTATCCTCCATGCAGAAGTCATGGCAATCAATCAAGCCAACAGTTTTGAGGGCAATTGGCGCTTGCTGGACACGACGCTTTTTGTGACCATTGAGCCCTGTGTCATGTGTAGCGGAGCCATTGGGCTTGCTCGCATTCCACAGGTCATCTATGGCGCTAAAAATGCTAAGTTCGGTGGCGCTGAGAGCCTTTATCAGATTTTAACGGATGAGCGGCTCAACCACCGTGTAGAGGTCGAAAGTGGTGTCCTAGAAAAAGAGTGCGCAGGGTTGTTGCAGACCTTTTTCAAGCACAAAAGAGCCCTGCAAAAAGCAGCCAAAACAGAAAATAATATCTAG
- a CDS encoding MBL fold metallo-hydrolase, translating to MKLTTIGCWGGYPYKDAGTTSYLITADNGFQLLMDVGSRAVNELEKEISPLDVDAVIISHYHPDHIADLGVLFHYRQLYPKHLWSPKVLPVYGHDEDSYEFSKLTLPDVAKGIAYHTAGVEQIGPFDVTFIKTVHPVVCYAMRIVERETGQTLVFTGDTGYFDKLAPFTKGADLFLADVYLFEGNENHPAHLTSKEAGEIASKAKVKKLVLTHVPQFPGKGIQEENYLEVLREQAEHYSKGIPVDLASPHKSWDLGAL from the coding sequence ATGAAATTAACAACAATCGGCTGCTGGGGAGGCTATCCTTATAAAGACGCTGGAACAACCAGCTACCTCATCACTGCTGACAATGGCTTTCAACTGCTCATGGACGTGGGGAGCCGTGCGGTCAATGAATTAGAAAAAGAAATCAGCCCGCTAGATGTGGATGCTGTCATCATCAGCCACTACCATCCAGACCACATCGCAGACTTGGGCGTGCTCTTTCACTACCGCCAGCTCTACCCCAAACATCTCTGGAGTCCAAAAGTGCTTCCAGTCTACGGGCATGACGAGGATAGCTATGAGTTTTCAAAACTGACTTTGCCTGATGTGGCAAAGGGGATTGCTTACCATACCGCGGGTGTTGAGCAGATTGGTCCGTTTGATGTTACCTTTATCAAAACAGTGCACCCTGTTGTCTGCTATGCCATGCGTATCGTAGAGCGTGAGACTGGACAAACCCTTGTCTTTACAGGCGATACAGGCTATTTTGACAAGCTAGCGCCTTTTACAAAAGGAGCAGACTTGTTCTTAGCAGACGTCTATCTCTTTGAGGGCAATGAAAACCATCCTGCTCACCTAACCTCAAAAGAAGCTGGTGAGATTGCCAGTAAAGCCAAGGTCAAAAAACTGGTGCTTACGCACGTCCCACAATTTCCAGGAAAAGGTATCCAAGAAGAGAACTACCTAGAAGTGCTACGTGAGCAGGCTGAACATTACAGCAAGGGCATTCCAGTTGACCTTGCTAGCCCTCATAAATCATGGGACTTAGGAGCGCTCTAA
- the tgt gene encoding tRNA guanosine(34) transglycosylase Tgt — protein sequence MTEHPIKYRLIKQEKHTGARLGEIITPHGTFPTPMFMPVGTQATVKTQSPEELKEMGSGIILSNTYHLWLRPGDELIARAGGLHKFMNWDQAILTDSGGFQVYSLAENRNITEEGVTFKNHLNGAKMFLSPEKAISIQNNLGSDIMMSFDECPQFYQPYDYVKKSIERTSRWAERGLKAHRRPHDQGLFGIVQGAGFEDLRRQSAQDLVSMDFPGYSIGGLAVGESHEEMNAVLDFTVPMLPQDKPRYLMGVGAPDSLIDGVIRGIDMFDCVLPTRIARNGTCMTSMGRLVVKNAQYAEDFTPLDPNCDCYTCTNYTRAYIRHLIKADETFGLRLTSYHNLYFLVNLMKQVRQAIMDDNLLEFREDFVERYGYNNSKRNF from the coding sequence GTGACAGAACATCCAATCAAATACCGCTTAATCAAGCAGGAAAAACATACAGGAGCTCGTCTGGGAGAGATTATCACACCGCACGGCACATTTCCAACGCCTATGTTTATGCCCGTCGGCACCCAAGCTACCGTCAAGACTCAATCGCCTGAAGAACTCAAGGAGATGGGCAGCGGCATTATTTTATCCAATACCTACCACCTCTGGTTGCGCCCTGGGGATGAGTTGATTGCTCGTGCAGGTGGACTGCATAAGTTTATGAACTGGGACCAAGCTATTCTCACCGATAGCGGTGGCTTTCAAGTCTATTCCTTGGCTGAAAACCGTAACATCACCGAAGAAGGGGTGACCTTTAAAAACCACCTCAACGGTGCTAAGATGTTTTTATCTCCAGAAAAAGCCATCTCTATCCAAAATAATCTCGGCTCTGACATCATGATGAGTTTTGATGAGTGCCCGCAGTTCTACCAGCCTTATGACTATGTCAAAAAATCTATTGAGCGCACCAGCCGTTGGGCAGAGCGTGGGCTTAAAGCACACCGCCGTCCGCATGACCAAGGGCTCTTTGGAATTGTGCAAGGCGCTGGCTTTGAGGATCTACGTCGCCAGTCAGCTCAAGACCTTGTCTCTATGGATTTTCCTGGCTACTCTATCGGTGGTCTCGCTGTTGGGGAGTCTCACGAGGAGATGAATGCTGTGCTTGACTTTACTGTGCCAATGCTGCCACAAGATAAACCACGCTATCTCATGGGCGTTGGGGCACCAGATAGTCTGATTGACGGGGTCATTCGTGGAATTGACATGTTTGACTGTGTGCTACCGACACGTATCGCACGAAACGGTACCTGCATGACCAGCATGGGGCGTCTCGTGGTTAAAAACGCTCAGTACGCTGAGGACTTTACCCCACTTGATCCTAACTGTGATTGCTACACCTGTACCAACTACACTAGAGCCTACATTCGCCACCTTATCAAGGCAGACGAGACTTTTGGATTGCGTCTAACCAGCTACCACAATCTCTACTTCCTTGTCAATCTCATGAAACAAGTCCGACAAGCTATCATGGATGATAATCTCTTAGAGTTTCGTGAAGACTTTGTCGAGCGCTACGGCTACAATAATTCTAAGCGTAATTTCTAA
- a CDS encoding DUF975 family protein, protein MRISDIKTTARRLIAGTKGSYALYAIAIMLVYASLLLGFTPSETGVGFNLTSLLISILTLFFTLSANFTMLLVARNQKQSVQFSDNQLAFSRHYVWRLLLLYIVQGIFLMLLLGVALLGVSLIVLGNYLVTIDTTSYYPLAFTCLGWIFSVYGVIAVVRYYFAYRMTAYIAFDRINRDPDNYPGTLAIIKDSIALMKGHKWRLFLLDVSFILWYLLILMTFGLAYIYVLPYTNASEVVFYEQLKKA, encoded by the coding sequence ATGCGCATTTCTGACATCAAAACGACCGCAAGACGCCTGATTGCAGGCACCAAGGGCAGCTACGCTCTGTATGCTATCGCTATCATGCTGGTCTATGCTTCGCTGCTACTTGGCTTTACACCGAGTGAGACAGGCGTTGGCTTCAATCTTACTAGCCTGTTGATTAGCATATTGACCCTGTTTTTCACACTATCAGCTAACTTTACCATGCTGTTAGTAGCAAGAAATCAAAAACAGTCCGTGCAGTTTTCAGACAATCAATTAGCCTTTTCAAGGCATTACGTTTGGCGCTTGCTACTGCTTTATATCGTGCAGGGTATCTTTTTAATGCTCCTCTTAGGAGTAGCGCTTTTAGGGGTTAGTCTCATTGTTCTTGGGAACTATCTGGTCACGATTGATACGACGAGCTACTATCCTCTGGCTTTCACTTGCTTAGGTTGGATTTTTAGCGTGTATGGTGTTATCGCTGTCGTTCGCTACTACTTTGCCTATCGCATGACAGCTTATATCGCATTTGATAGGATTAACCGTGACCCTGACAACTACCCTGGCACGCTTGCCATTATCAAGGACAGCATTGCTCTTATGAAAGGACACAAGTGGCGATTATTTCTGCTTGATGTGAGCTTTATCCTTTGGTATCTGCTGATTTTGATGACCTTTGGTCTCGCCTACATCTACGTCCTCCCCTACACCAACGCAAGCGAAGTTGTCTTTTATGAACAATTGAAAAAAGCTTAA
- a CDS encoding PaaI family thioesterase: MTDYLHEIRVFENYELLAFEAGHVVVTTKVVPHSLNYYGHAHGGYLFTLCDQVSGLVARSLGSHAVTLQSSINYLKAGQLEDCLTIEGRCLHNGKSTKIVETTITNQAGKLIVKATFTMFVTGEDKKA, translated from the coding sequence ATGACAGATTATTTGCATGAGATACGTGTTTTTGAAAATTATGAGTTGCTTGCGTTTGAAGCGGGGCATGTCGTGGTGACAACTAAGGTGGTGCCGCATTCGCTCAATTACTACGGGCATGCTCACGGTGGCTATCTCTTTACCCTGTGTGACCAAGTCAGCGGTCTAGTAGCAAGGTCGCTAGGCAGTCATGCTGTCACCCTGCAATCCAGTATCAACTACCTAAAAGCAGGTCAGCTGGAGGATTGTTTGACCATTGAAGGGCGTTGTCTGCATAATGGCAAGTCGACTAAGATTGTTGAGACGACCATCACCAATCAAGCTGGCAAACTCATCGTCAAGGCAACCTTTACCATGTTTGTCACAGGTGAGGATAAGAAAGCATAA
- the leuS gene encoding leucine--tRNA ligase, with translation MTYYNHKDIEPKWQAFWADNHTFKTGTDSTKPNFYALDMFPYPSGAGLHVGHPEGYTATDILSRYKRAQGYNVLHPMGWDAFGLPAEQYAMDTGNDPAEFTAENIANFKRQINALGFSYDWDREINTTDPDYYKWTQWIFTKLYEKGLAYEAEVPVNWVEELGTAIANEEVLPDGTSERGGYPVVRKPMRQWMLKITAYAERLLNDLDELDWPESIKDMQRNWIGKSTGAHVDFKVAGTDKTFTVYTTRPDTLFGATYAVLAPEHELVDAITTSEQAEAVADYKHQASLKSDLARTDLAKEKTGVWTGAYAINPVNGREIPIWIADYVLSSYGTGAIMAVPAHDTRDWEFAKTFGLEIIPVLAGGDVEKEAYTEDGPHINSEFLDGLDKEAAIDKMIAFLEEKGFGQKQVNYRLRDWLFSRQRYWGEPIPIIHWEDGTSTAVPESELPLVLPKTDNIKPSGTGESPLANLTDWLTVTREDGVKGRRETNTMPQWAGSSWYYLRYIDPKNSQKLADEDLLKAWLPVDIYIGGAEHAVLHLLYARFWHKFLYDIGVVPTKEPFQKLFNQGMILGTSYRDSRGALVATDKVEKRDGKYFHIETGEELEQAPAKMSKSLKNVVNPDDVVEQYGADTLRVYEMFMGPLDASIAWSEEGLEGSRKFLDRVYRLITTKPITTENNGKLDKVYNETVKSVTEQIEQLKFNTAIAQLMVFVNSANKEEALYADYAKGFVQLLAPFAPHLAEELWQVLTKSGESISYVAWPTWNESKLVEDEIEIVVQIKGKVRAKLMVAKDLSREDLQKVALENDKIQAEIAGKDVVKVIAVPNKLVNIVVK, from the coding sequence ATGACCTACTACAATCACAAAGATATCGAGCCCAAATGGCAGGCTTTTTGGGCGGACAATCACACCTTCAAAACAGGAACAGACAGCACAAAACCGAACTTTTATGCGCTAGATATGTTCCCTTATCCGTCTGGTGCGGGGCTTCACGTAGGGCACCCAGAGGGATATACAGCGACAGATATTCTCAGCCGTTATAAGCGTGCGCAGGGCTACAATGTCCTTCACCCTATGGGCTGGGACGCTTTTGGTCTGCCTGCGGAGCAGTATGCTATGGATACGGGTAATGACCCAGCGGAGTTTACCGCAGAAAATATCGCTAACTTCAAGCGCCAAATCAACGCTCTAGGCTTCTCTTACGACTGGGATCGTGAGATTAACACTACTGACCCTGACTACTACAAGTGGACACAGTGGATTTTCACCAAGCTCTACGAAAAAGGGCTTGCCTACGAGGCAGAAGTGCCGGTCAACTGGGTCGAAGAGCTGGGAACCGCTATCGCCAACGAAGAAGTGCTGCCTGACGGCACCTCTGAACGTGGTGGCTATCCAGTCGTGCGTAAGCCTATGCGCCAATGGATGCTGAAAATCACAGCCTACGCTGAGCGTCTCCTCAATGACCTTGACGAGCTTGACTGGCCAGAGTCTATCAAGGATATGCAGCGTAACTGGATTGGCAAGTCAACAGGTGCCCATGTGGACTTCAAGGTCGCTGGCACCGACAAGACTTTTACCGTCTACACCACTCGCCCTGACACGCTCTTTGGTGCTACCTATGCCGTGCTTGCGCCTGAGCATGAGCTGGTAGATGCTATTACTACATCAGAGCAGGCTGAGGCTGTTGCGGACTACAAGCACCAAGCCAGCCTCAAGTCTGACCTTGCTCGTACTGACCTGGCTAAGGAAAAAACAGGTGTCTGGACTGGCGCTTACGCCATCAACCCTGTCAACGGTCGTGAGATTCCGATTTGGATTGCCGACTATGTGCTCTCTAGCTACGGTACAGGCGCCATCATGGCGGTGCCTGCCCACGATACCCGTGACTGGGAGTTTGCCAAGACCTTTGGACTTGAGATTATCCCAGTTCTAGCTGGTGGTGATGTCGAAAAGGAAGCTTACACCGAGGACGGTCCACACATCAACTCAGAGTTTCTTGACGGACTTGACAAGGAAGCAGCTATTGACAAGATGATTGCCTTCCTTGAGGAGAAAGGCTTTGGTCAAAAGCAGGTCAACTATCGCCTGCGTGACTGGCTCTTTAGCCGTCAACGCTACTGGGGTGAGCCGATTCCGATTATCCACTGGGAGGATGGCACGTCAACGGCTGTGCCAGAGAGTGAATTGCCTTTGGTTCTGCCAAAAACAGATAACATCAAGCCGTCTGGTACAGGTGAGAGCCCACTTGCCAACTTGACAGACTGGTTGACAGTTACTCGTGAAGATGGTGTCAAGGGGCGCCGTGAGACCAACACCATGCCACAATGGGCAGGCTCTAGCTGGTATTACCTGCGCTATATCGATCCGAAAAACAGCCAAAAGCTGGCTGACGAGGATCTGCTCAAGGCTTGGTTGCCAGTGGACATCTACATCGGTGGAGCGGAGCACGCCGTGCTTCACCTGCTCTACGCTCGCTTCTGGCACAAGTTCCTCTATGACATCGGTGTCGTGCCAACCAAGGAGCCTTTCCAAAAGCTCTTTAACCAAGGGATGATTTTGGGTACTAGCTACCGTGATAGCCGTGGAGCGCTGGTTGCGACCGATAAGGTTGAGAAGCGTGATGGCAAGTATTTCCATATCGAGACTGGTGAAGAGCTGGAGCAAGCGCCTGCCAAGATGTCTAAGTCGCTTAAAAATGTGGTCAATCCAGACGATGTGGTTGAGCAGTACGGGGCAGACACTCTGCGTGTCTACGAGATGTTCATGGGGCCGCTGGATGCTTCTATCGCATGGAGCGAAGAAGGTCTAGAAGGTAGCCGCAAGTTCCTTGACCGTGTTTACCGCCTCATCACGACTAAGCCTATCACTACTGAAAATAACGGCAAACTTGACAAGGTTTACAATGAAACCGTCAAGTCTGTCACTGAGCAAATCGAGCAGCTCAAGTTCAACACCGCTATTGCTCAGCTTATGGTCTTTGTCAATAGTGCCAATAAAGAAGAAGCCCTCTACGCTGACTACGCTAAAGGCTTCGTACAACTGCTCGCACCATTTGCACCGCACTTGGCGGAAGAACTGTGGCAAGTCTTGACCAAATCAGGCGAGTCTATCTCTTATGTGGCTTGGCCAACTTGGAATGAGAGCAAGCTCGTCGAAGACGAGATTGAAATCGTCGTCCAAATCAAGGGCAAGGTCCGTGCCAAACTCATGGTCGCAAAAGACCTCTCTCGTGAAGACCTGCAAAAAGTAGCGCTTGAAAACGACAAAATTCAAGCAGAAATTGCAGGTAAGGATGTAGTGAAGGTTATTGCCGTACCAAATAAACTAGTCAATATCGTGGTGAAATAA
- a CDS encoding NAD(P)-dependent alcohol dehydrogenase — protein sequence MAGWRVQVLHDKLAILVLQEHHRQTGVAILLLGDNVKVGDKVFGKAAGFSTKGALAEYALMDKDRVAVMLECWSFEEASCVSISFDTALAGVRKAQVKAGQNVLVYGASGGVGNYVMQILLAKGAKVTAVCSTRNVAYAKKLGCQQVIDYKTEDFTQLSQRFDVILGINGCQPMAVYQKLLRPDGIFVGVGNSKQASIALVKRIFSKQFTAVAGAFKSADGYLDYAKSLAERGQLTPLIDKVYSVCQVQGAVRYLVKCHAKGKVVIRADF from the coding sequence GTGGCAGGTTGGCGTGTCCAAGTCTTGCATGATAAGCTTGCCATCCTTGTCCTGCAAGAACATCATAGGCAGACGGGTGTAGCCATACTCCTTTTGGGGGACAATGTCAAAGTCGGTGACAAGGTCTTTGGCAAAGCAGCAGGCTTTTCGACTAAAGGGGCATTAGCAGAGTATGCCCTCATGGATAAGGACAGAGTGGCTGTCATGCTTGAGTGCTGGAGTTTTGAAGAAGCTTCTTGTGTGTCTATCTCATTTGATACGGCGCTTGCTGGCGTCAGAAAAGCGCAGGTCAAGGCAGGGCAAAATGTCCTAGTCTACGGTGCGTCTGGTGGTGTCGGCAATTATGTCATGCAGATTTTGCTCGCAAAAGGGGCTAAGGTAACAGCTGTTTGCAGTACGAGAAATGTTGCTTATGCTAAAAAGCTGGGTTGCCAGCAGGTTATTGACTATAAGACAGAGGATTTCACCCAGCTCTCTCAGCGCTTTGATGTGATTTTGGGGATTAACGGATGTCAGCCCATGGCTGTCTATCAAAAACTGCTTAGACCAGATGGGATTTTTGTCGGTGTCGGAAATAGCAAGCAAGCTAGTATCGCACTAGTCAAGAGGATTTTCTCCAAACAATTTACCGCCGTGGCTGGCGCCTTCAAGTCAGCTGACGGCTATCTGGATTATGCCAAGAGTTTGGCTGAGCGTGGGCAGTTGACACCTTTGATTGACAAGGTTTACTCTGTCTGTCAAGTGCAGGGTGCGGTTCGCTATCTTGTAAAATGTCACGCCAAGGGCAAGGTGGTTATCAGAGCGGATTTTTAA